Below is a genomic region from [Limnothrix rosea] IAM M-220.
ATAATTACCGTCTGTCAGCGTACCTCGGTAACGGGCATCACCAAAGCCCAGCACCGGATAAAAAATGTAGGGTAACAATAGTAACCCAAAGCCATAACCGAGGCCTTTCCCGAATTTATCTGCTAGCCAGAATGGTAGCAATACGATCATGACAATATTGACAATGGGCACAATAAAGAGCACCAGCCACCATGCGGGCTTTTCGACGATTTGCAGCATGACGTACACATTGTAAATAGGTATCAAAGCAGCCCAGCCGGGTTTACCGGCTTTAGTGAATATCTGCCATAGGCTGGCGATAACGGCGATCACTAGGCTCTCCGGGATTGACTATGCAGCGTTGGTAGGAAAATGCCAACAAATGAGACA
It encodes:
- a CDS encoding DUF5684 domain-containing protein; this encodes MIAVIASLWQIFTKAGKPGWAALIPIYNVYVMLQIVEKPAWWLVLFIVPIVNIVMIVLLPFWLADKFGKGLGYGFGLLLLPYIFYPVLGFGDARYRGTLTDGNY